In Podarcis muralis chromosome 14, rPodMur119.hap1.1, whole genome shotgun sequence, one genomic interval encodes:
- the VPS33B gene encoding vacuolar protein sorting-associated protein 33B isoform X2 has protein sequence MSPLDRIANVSILKQHEVDKLYKVENKPAHSTSDQLCFLVRPRIRNMKYVADIVNADKAAGRTRKYKIIFSPQKFYTCEMVLEEEGIYGDVTWDEWSFYLLPLDDDIISMELPEFFRDYFLEGDQRWISTVAQALQLMNSLYGPFSRTYGIGRCAKMVHELWREVVEESDVDSVGRKPEIGHVFLVDRDVDYVTALCSQVVYEGLVDDTFRIKCGSVDFGPDVTSSDRSIKVLLNAQDKVFSQIRNEHFSSVFGFLSQKARNLQAQYDRRRGMDIKQMKNFVSQELKGLKQEHRLLSLHIGACESIMKKKTKQDFQELLKTEHALLEGFDLRDSISFIEEHIDRQVSPLESLRMLCLLSITENGFAPKDYRSLKTQYLQSYGPEHLLTFHNLKHLGLLTEQVPGETLTAVENKVSKLVTDRAAGKLSDAFNSLARKSNFRGISKKLGLIPRVDGEYNLKVPRDMAYVFSGAYIPLSCKLIEQVLERKSWLGLEEVVRLLGGNEFSVADTTVEENPAWDSQRIVLAIFLGGCTFSEISALRFLGRERGIRFIFLTTAITNSARLLESMIETRA, from the exons CATCCTCAAG CAACATGAAGTGGACAAACTTTACAAAGTGGAGAATAAACCAGCCCACAGTACCAGTGATCA ATTGTGCTTTTTGGTGCGGCCACGGATCAGGAACATGAAGTACGTGGCAG ACATAGTAAACGCCGATAAGGCAGCTGGCCGGACCCGCAAGTACAAGATTATCTTCAGTCCTCAGAAG TTCTACACATGTGAGATGGTGCTGGAAGAAGAGGGGATCTATGGGG ACGTGACCTGGGATGAGTGGTCCTTCTACTTACTCCCTTTGGACGATGACATCATCAGCATGGAGCTCCCGGAATTCTTCCGTGACTATTTCCTG GAAGGAGACCAGCGCTGGATCAGCACTGTGGCCCAGGCCTTGCAACTGATGAACTCTCTCTATGGACCATTCAGCAGGACCTACGGAATTGGCCGGTGTGCTAAG ATGGTCCATGAACTCTGGCGCGAAGTGGTGGAGGAAAGCGACGTTGACAGTGTGGGCCGGAAGCCAGAGATTGGTCACGTATTCCTTGTGGACAGAG ACGTGGATTATGTCACAGCCCTTTGTTCCCAGGTTGTGTACGAAGGCCTGGTGGACGATACCTTCCGCATCAAGTGTG GGAGCGTTGACTTTGGCCCAGATGTCACCTCCTCCGATCGGAGCATCAAAGTCCTGCTAAATGCTCAGGACAAG GTCTTCAGTCAGATCCGCAACGAGCACTTCTCCAGTGTCTTCGGTTTCCTGAGCCAGAAGGCCCGGAACCTGCAGGCGCAGTATGAC CGACGGCGAGGGATGGACATCAAGCAGATGAAGAACTTTGTCTCCCAGGAACTGAAAGGCTTGAAGCAAGAGCATCGCCTGTTGAGTCTCC ATATTGGAGCATGCGAATCCATCATGAAGAAAAAAACCAAGCAAGATTTCCAGGAGCTGCTGAAGACAGAGCATG CCCTCCTGGAAGGATTTGACCTCCGCGACAGTATCAGCTTCATTGAAGAGCACATTGACCGACAG GTCTCCCCCCTTGAGAGTCTGCGCATGCTGTGCCTGCTGTCCATCACGGAGAACG GGTTCGCCCCCAAGGACTATCGCTCCCTGAAAACCCAGTACCTCCAG AGCTATGGACCAGAGCATCTGCTGACCttccataacctgaagcacctgggGCTCCTGACAGAGCAGGTGCCAGGGGAGACCCTGACAGCCGTGGAGAACAAAGTCAGCAAGCTGGTGACAGACAGAGCGGCAG GGAAGCTCTCGGATGCCTTCAACTCACTAGCCAGGAAGAGCAATTTCCGAGGCATCAGCAAGAAGCTGGGACTA aTCCCCCGTGTGGATGGCGAGTACAACCTGAAAGTGCCCCGGGACATGGCGTACGTCTTCAGCGGTGCCTACATCCCCCTGAGCTGCAAGTTGATAGAGCAG GTGCTGGAGCGCAAGAGCTGGCTGGGCCTGGAGGAGGTGGTGCGGCTCCTCGGGGGAAATGAATTTTCTGTTGCAG ATACCACTGTGGAGGAGAATCCTGCCTGGGACTCCCAGCGCATCGTTCTGGCCATCTTCTTAGGTGGCTGCACCTTCTCTGAGATCTCAGCTCTTCGCTTCCTTGGCAGAGAAAGAG GGATCAGGTTCATCTTCCTGACGACAGCCATCACCAACAGTGCCCGGCTGCTGGAATCAATGATAGAGACAAGGGCATGA
- the VPS33B gene encoding vacuolar protein sorting-associated protein 33B isoform X1 encodes MASPGHRDAPELPDFSLLKRLARDQLVYLLEQLPGKKDLFIEADLMSPLDRIANVSILKQHEVDKLYKVENKPAHSTSDQLCFLVRPRIRNMKYVADIVNADKAAGRTRKYKIIFSPQKFYTCEMVLEEEGIYGDVTWDEWSFYLLPLDDDIISMELPEFFRDYFLEGDQRWISTVAQALQLMNSLYGPFSRTYGIGRCAKMVHELWREVVEESDVDSVGRKPEIGHVFLVDRDVDYVTALCSQVVYEGLVDDTFRIKCGSVDFGPDVTSSDRSIKVLLNAQDKVFSQIRNEHFSSVFGFLSQKARNLQAQYDRRRGMDIKQMKNFVSQELKGLKQEHRLLSLHIGACESIMKKKTKQDFQELLKTEHALLEGFDLRDSISFIEEHIDRQVSPLESLRMLCLLSITENGFAPKDYRSLKTQYLQSYGPEHLLTFHNLKHLGLLTEQVPGETLTAVENKVSKLVTDRAAGKLSDAFNSLARKSNFRGISKKLGLIPRVDGEYNLKVPRDMAYVFSGAYIPLSCKLIEQVLERKSWLGLEEVVRLLGGNEFSVADTTVEENPAWDSQRIVLAIFLGGCTFSEISALRFLGRERGIRFIFLTTAITNSARLLESMIETRA; translated from the exons CATCCTCAAG CAACATGAAGTGGACAAACTTTACAAAGTGGAGAATAAACCAGCCCACAGTACCAGTGATCA ATTGTGCTTTTTGGTGCGGCCACGGATCAGGAACATGAAGTACGTGGCAG ACATAGTAAACGCCGATAAGGCAGCTGGCCGGACCCGCAAGTACAAGATTATCTTCAGTCCTCAGAAG TTCTACACATGTGAGATGGTGCTGGAAGAAGAGGGGATCTATGGGG ACGTGACCTGGGATGAGTGGTCCTTCTACTTACTCCCTTTGGACGATGACATCATCAGCATGGAGCTCCCGGAATTCTTCCGTGACTATTTCCTG GAAGGAGACCAGCGCTGGATCAGCACTGTGGCCCAGGCCTTGCAACTGATGAACTCTCTCTATGGACCATTCAGCAGGACCTACGGAATTGGCCGGTGTGCTAAG ATGGTCCATGAACTCTGGCGCGAAGTGGTGGAGGAAAGCGACGTTGACAGTGTGGGCCGGAAGCCAGAGATTGGTCACGTATTCCTTGTGGACAGAG ACGTGGATTATGTCACAGCCCTTTGTTCCCAGGTTGTGTACGAAGGCCTGGTGGACGATACCTTCCGCATCAAGTGTG GGAGCGTTGACTTTGGCCCAGATGTCACCTCCTCCGATCGGAGCATCAAAGTCCTGCTAAATGCTCAGGACAAG GTCTTCAGTCAGATCCGCAACGAGCACTTCTCCAGTGTCTTCGGTTTCCTGAGCCAGAAGGCCCGGAACCTGCAGGCGCAGTATGAC CGACGGCGAGGGATGGACATCAAGCAGATGAAGAACTTTGTCTCCCAGGAACTGAAAGGCTTGAAGCAAGAGCATCGCCTGTTGAGTCTCC ATATTGGAGCATGCGAATCCATCATGAAGAAAAAAACCAAGCAAGATTTCCAGGAGCTGCTGAAGACAGAGCATG CCCTCCTGGAAGGATTTGACCTCCGCGACAGTATCAGCTTCATTGAAGAGCACATTGACCGACAG GTCTCCCCCCTTGAGAGTCTGCGCATGCTGTGCCTGCTGTCCATCACGGAGAACG GGTTCGCCCCCAAGGACTATCGCTCCCTGAAAACCCAGTACCTCCAG AGCTATGGACCAGAGCATCTGCTGACCttccataacctgaagcacctgggGCTCCTGACAGAGCAGGTGCCAGGGGAGACCCTGACAGCCGTGGAGAACAAAGTCAGCAAGCTGGTGACAGACAGAGCGGCAG GGAAGCTCTCGGATGCCTTCAACTCACTAGCCAGGAAGAGCAATTTCCGAGGCATCAGCAAGAAGCTGGGACTA aTCCCCCGTGTGGATGGCGAGTACAACCTGAAAGTGCCCCGGGACATGGCGTACGTCTTCAGCGGTGCCTACATCCCCCTGAGCTGCAAGTTGATAGAGCAG GTGCTGGAGCGCAAGAGCTGGCTGGGCCTGGAGGAGGTGGTGCGGCTCCTCGGGGGAAATGAATTTTCTGTTGCAG ATACCACTGTGGAGGAGAATCCTGCCTGGGACTCCCAGCGCATCGTTCTGGCCATCTTCTTAGGTGGCTGCACCTTCTCTGAGATCTCAGCTCTTCGCTTCCTTGGCAGAGAAAGAG GGATCAGGTTCATCTTCCTGACGACAGCCATCACCAACAGTGCCCGGCTGCTGGAATCAATGATAGAGACAAGGGCATGA